In bacterium, the sequence TCGCCTTGGCTCAGCGTCACGGCTTTTGCTCCCTGCCCCGCAACGCGGGGCAACAGGCCCGCCCGTTCCTCGCCTCCGAAATTTACTCTTTTAAACCTGCGCCTACATTAAACCCCAATAAAATCGACGCGCAGATTTTCTTATCTTGACTCTCCAAAACTATATTCGTATAGGCGAATATATAAATGCCCACAGCCAATGTAAATTTAATGTTTCGTGCCTTTTCGGATGAGACTCGTTTGCGAATATTAAATCTCCTTCAACAAGGAGAGCTTTGCGTGGGTGATATTGTTACTATATTGGGATTGCCTCAACCCACTGTTTCGCGTCATCTGCTTTATTTAAAGCGCGCCTTGCTGGTGCAAACGCGGAATAACGGATTGTGGATGTTTTATAGTTTAGCCAAGCCCAAGGGTGCTTTTCACAAAAAATTGCTGGAATGCCTTAAGTCGTGCTTTGAAGATGT encodes:
- a CDS encoding metalloregulator ArsR/SmtB family transcription factor, which produces MPTANVNLMFRAFSDETRLRILNLLQQGELCVGDIVTILGLPQPTVSRHLLYLKRALLVQTRNNGLWMFYSLAKPKGAFHKKLLECLKSCFEDVPAMNKDERKAGKIKKSGGCC